From the Daucus carota subsp. sativus chromosome 8, DH1 v3.0, whole genome shotgun sequence genome, one window contains:
- the LOC108199256 gene encoding uncharacterized protein LOC108199256, protein MANFGDEDNVDGLSDVDDEVPALAGVGRELPENAPMANFLELEAREVAETLKSERDEALREKKEALKAIEELSAELFEAKKVRDEAIRAKDCLRSEIETAAQMLVIGIDKISGKIINFSSFAATGLPRSQKYTGLQAVAYGVIKRTNEIVEELLRRIDLSSRSALEAREQMEQRSYEIAIEFSQLEATLGGLSRELAEKNSYVEKMENHVARKDKRISELERDVVERQTLADSEVADLRKVVDEFREQRSLMVHQSRYLPKIYDQLNEVIKIAGGDELVTSLFLTRETDMEGNICACLRGIELIYELSKTAVKSMRDLADERNLEVKRLNDAMSLLLKERDHIGGLLGSALSRMAPDLVCKTNELSKSEESLSGNVALEGVGAPLIMDKTVSQMAYSLEKISKQLELEMIELKHIVDKLREEKCLLTQQVESQAVELIIANKTSKKLKRKKEQRMKMLKGL, encoded by the exons ATGGCAAACTTTGGTGATGAAGACAATGTGGATGGACTGAGTGATGTCGATGACGAAGTTCCGGCACTGGCTGGTGTGGGGAGAGAGTTGCCGGAAAATGCTCCCATGGCAAACTTTCTAGAACTTGAAGCGCGGGAAGTAGCTGAGACATTGAAATCAGAAAGAGATGAAGCCTTGAGAGAGAAGAAGGAAGCATTGAAAGCTATTGAGGAGTTATCTGCTGAGTTATTTGAAGCGAAGAAGGTAAGAGATGAGGCGATTAGAGCTAAGGATTGTCTGAGATCAGAGATTGAAACTGCTGCACAGATGTTAGTGATTGGAATCGATAAGATTTCAggaaaaattatcaattttagtAGCTTCGCCGCTACTGGATTGCCTAGGTCTCAGAAATACACCGGATTGCAGGCTGTTGCTTATGGAGTTATTAAGCGAACGAATGAAATTGTTGAAGAGCTTTTAAGACGGATTGATTTGAGTTCAAGGTCCGCGCTTGAGGCTCGTGAACAAATGGAGCAGAGGTCTTACGAGATTGCTATTGAGTTTTCACAGCTCGAGGCAACATTGGGAGGGTTAAGCAGAGAGTTGGCGGAGAAGAATTCTTATGTTGAGAAGATGGAAAATCACGTGGCGCGGAAGGATAAGAGAATATCTGAACTGGAAAGAGATGTGGTGGAGAGACAAACTTTAGCTGATAGTGAAGTCGCGGATTTGAGAAAGGTGGTTGATGAGTTCAGGGAGCAAAGGTCGTTAATGGTGCATCAGTCGCGCTATTTGCCAAAAATTTATGACCAGCTAAACGAAGTTATCAAGATAGCAGGTGGTGATGAGTTGGTAACATCATTATTTCTCACGCGAGAGACAGATATGGAGGGGAATATCTGTGCTTGCTTACGAGGAATTGAACTGATATATGAGTTAAGTAAAACTGCAGTTAAGAGTATGAGGGACTTAGCAGATGAGAGGAATCTTGAAGTAAAAAGATTGAATGATGCAATGTCCCTGTTACTCAAGGAGAGAGATCATATTGGAGGGCTGCTAGGAAGTGCTTTATCAAGAATGGCGCCAGATTTAGTATGTAAAACTAATGAACTTTCCAAGTCTGAAGAAAGTTTGtcagggaatgttgctcttgaAGGCGTTGGGGCGCCACTTATCATGGATAAGACCGTCTCTCAAATG GCTTATTCACTGGAGAAGATCAGTAAGCAATTGGAGCTGGAGATGATCGAGCTGAAGCATATTGTTGACAAACTAAG GGAAGAGAAGTGCTTACTCACGCAGCAGGTAGAATCTCAGGCCGTGGAGCTCATCATTGCAAACAAAACATCAAAGAAATTGAAGAGAAAGAAAGAGCAGCGAATGAAAAT GTTGAAGGGCTTATGA
- the LOC108198598 gene encoding vegetative cell wall protein gp1-like, protein MILTDTGASAPRPALPAPRPEPRPAPRDALPPPGDALPAPGDVIPAPAGVVPASAGVVPASAGAVPVPRGSGHAPVVSDISPEAGGRSEPAELELGSAEPPAPDKPAAPDEAAPDEPAPDKPAAPDEPAPDEPAAPDEPAAPAEPAAPVEPAPDEAAPDEPEPNPLEGAAAPNELNESAAGASAPPALKKSRSPTNLRVGFDTAVAEEAIPTINTIRRVAIMTC, encoded by the exons ATGATTCTG ACGGACACTGGTGCTTCTGCACCTAGACCTGCACTTCCTGCACCTAGACCTGAACCTAGACCTGCACCCAGAGATGCACTCCCTCCACCTGGAGATGCACTTCCTGCACCTGGAGACGTAATTCCTGCACCTGCAGGTGTGGTTCCTGCATCTGCAGGCGTGGTTCCTGCATCTGCAGGCGCGGTTCCTGTACCTAGAGGTTCTGGCCATGCACCGGTGGTATCAGACATTTCACCTGAAGCTGGTGGTAGGTCTGAACCTGCTGAGCTTGAACTTGGATCTGCTGAGCCTCCTGCACCTGATAAGCCTGCTGCCCCTGATGAGGCTGCGCCTGATGAGCCTGCACCTGATAAGCCTGCTGCACCTGATGAGCCTGCACCTGATGAGCCTGCTGCACCTGATGAGCCTGCTGCACCTGCTGAGCCTGCTGCCCCTGTTGAGCCTGCCCCTGATGAGGCTGCGCCTGATGAGCCTGAACCTAATCCGCTTGAAGGTGCAGCTGCACCAAATGAACTTAATGAGTCTGCAGCTGGTGCTTCTGCACCTCCTGCGCTGAAAAAATCAAGATCTCCTACTAACTTGCGAGTAGGTTTTGATACGGCAGTGGCAGAAGAAGCCATTCCGACAATCAACACAATAAGAAGAGTGGCAATAATGACATGTTGA